Within Pelorhabdus rhamnosifermentans, the genomic segment TATTGATCGTTCTTTACCACAGATTGAGATCGGTGACCTTGTTGTTATTCATGATGCTGGGGCTCATGGGCATTCGATGGGTTTTAATTATAATGGCAAGCTTCGTTCAGCTGAACTTCTGCTCCAAGCAGATGGCAGTGTGAAACAGATTCGTCGTGCTGAAACATTAAATGACTATTTTGCCACACTAGATTTTGATTGTGTCACTACGAATTTGGCTGCAGCAGCGAAAAAATAACATAGCTATTTGCATTAGAAAAAACCAGAAGGAAGCGCTGAGACTATTGCTTCCTTCTGGCTTTTTTCGCTGTACCTGCATTTGTCAAGTCAGCTAGAGATTATTCTTACTTACAATGATATTATATGCCGAAGAGTGGCGAAAAGTGTTAAACTTAGATTAAGTCATTGTTAAAATGGTTTTACTGTCAAATTGGAAGGGCGGGGCAAAGGTGTTAGAAAAAGTTGATTTGAAGAAGAAGCTGGTCAAAGAGGATTACAAAAAGGTAATTGATGAACTTCGCATGCATGTTGGAGCTTTGCAGCGGCAGGCCAAAGATTTAAACATTCCCGTCAGTATCGTATTTGAAGGCTGGAAGGCCGCTGGAAAGGGTACATTAATTAATGAACTTATCCAGTCACTTGACCCCCGTGGAGTTCAGGTGTTTGCCATTCATGAGCCGAATGATGAAGAGTCTGTCCGACCCTATTTTTGGCGGTTTTGGACGAAGATCCCTTCCAAGGGGCGTATGGCTATTTTTGATCGAAGTTGGTATCAGCGTGTGCTTGTGGAAAAAGTGGAGAAGCAAGCCACCGAGAAGGAATTGCATCATGCTTATCATGAAATTCCTTCTTTTGAGCGACAGCTTGTTGACGAAGGAATGATCGTCATCAAATTCTTTTTGCATATTAGTCGCAAAGAGCAGAAAGAACGTTTAGAAAAACTTTCTGCCAGTGAAGCAACCGCTTGGCGGGTAACGGAAGAAGACTGGACGCATCATCGTGATTATGATGCCTATCGTTGTGCTGTAGAAGAGATGATGGAAAAAACCGATTCGGATTTTGCTCCCTGGCTGATTGTTGAAGCGACAGATAAGCGTTTTGCTACAGTTAAAATTTTAACAGCTGTGGCACAAGCTTTGGAAGCAAGAATTACCAAAGTGTCTTCTAAAAAAGAGTCCACTCTATTGCCAAGTATCGCTTCGGCTGTGTCTTTAGTTGATCTTAAATCATTAAAAAGCTCATTGTTGAGTGAAGTGGATTTATCTGTTACTGTTTCCGCTGACGAATATCAAGAAAAGCTTAAGATGTATCAAAAACGTATTCGGGAAATAGAGTATATTATTTATAAGAAAAAAATGCCTGTCCTTGTTGTGCTTGAAGGTTGGGATGCCGCAGGAAAAGGGGGGGCTATCAGGCGCCTAGCACAAAATATGGATCCTCGTGGGTATACGGTCATTCCCATTTCGGCTCCGAATGATGAGGAACTGAATCATCATTATTTGTGGCGATTTTGGCGTGCCATGCCCAAGCAGGGGCATATTGCTATTTTTGATCGCAGTTGGTATGGTCGAGTTCTTGTAGAAAGGGTAGAGGGGTATTGTACAGAAGGAGAGTGGCGCCGCGCGTATCGTGAAATGAATGAAATGGAAGAACAGTGGATTCATTATGGCGGTACGATTGTGAAGCTTTGGCTACATATTGATCAAGATGAACAACAACGGCGTTTTACAGAACGTCTTTCAAATCCAGATAAGCAATGGAAAATTACAGGCGAAGATTGGCGAAATCGTGAAAAATGGGCACAATATGAAGAGGCAATAGATGAGATGTTTTTTCGAACGAGTACAAC encodes:
- a CDS encoding phosphate--AMP phosphotransferase; translation: MLEKVDLKKKLVKEDYKKVIDELRMHVGALQRQAKDLNIPVSIVFEGWKAAGKGTLINELIQSLDPRGVQVFAIHEPNDEESVRPYFWRFWTKIPSKGRMAIFDRSWYQRVLVEKVEKQATEKELHHAYHEIPSFERQLVDEGMIVIKFFLHISRKEQKERLEKLSASEATAWRVTEEDWTHHRDYDAYRCAVEEMMEKTDSDFAPWLIVEATDKRFATVKILTAVAQALEARITKVSSKKESTLLPSIASAVSLVDLKSLKSSLLSEVDLSVTVSADEYQEKLKMYQKRIREIEYIIYKKKMPVLVVLEGWDAAGKGGAIRRLAQNMDPRGYTVIPISAPNDEELNHHYLWRFWRAMPKQGHIAIFDRSWYGRVLVERVEGYCTEGEWRRAYREMNEMEEQWIHYGGTIVKLWLHIDQDEQQRRFTERLSNPDKQWKITGEDWRNREKWAQYEEAIDEMFFRTSTTYAPWTIVEANCKSYARLKVLKTIIKDVEKFLQ